In the Blautia coccoides genome, AGCAGTTAGCGGACAACTTCCAGACGCTCATGGGAGCTATCACAAAGGCTAAGCCAAGCACACTGAAAGGTCAGTACCTGAAGAGTGTAACACTCGCTTCCACAATGGGACCGAGCGTTAAGCTTAACCCGGTTAAGTTAGCTCAGTAATAGATGAAACACAGGCGGCCTGCCGTATTGAACACTCAATACGGCAGGCCGCTTTTTATATGGGCAGTATAATGGAGACTTGAAAGATATGTCCTTCTTTTGTGAATTCCACAGTTCCATGGTACTGCTGGACCACTTTTTTCACAGATTCCGTACCGATTCCCGGACCGTCATGTTTGGTCGAATGAAAGCTTCCATTTTTTTCTTTTAACGGATTGGAAAACGTATTCTCAAACCGGACTAAAAAACCGGATTCTCTGTATGTACCCCATATTTTTATAAAGGGATGATCTGTCTGACACTCCCTGCAGGCCTCATAGGCATTTTCCAGTAGATTTCCGAAGAGGATAGAGATATCGGTGTCCTCCATGGAAAGCTCTGCGGGCATTTCCAGAGTGACCTGGAAGGATATATGATGAGCGCTGCATTGGCTCTTATAATACTGTAGCAGAGCATCGGCAATGGGGTGGCGGCAGTAGGTTTCCCTGTGGTATGATGTCTGGCTGACCTCACAGCTTGACAGATAGCGCATAGCCTGCTCGGCCTCCCCGTTTTCCAGAAACTGATACAGGGTACGGAGATGATGGCGCATATCGTGCCTCTGACGCGCAGATTCGGCTATCTTCTCTGTCAGCTTATCGTAGTGGACTTTCTGAACCGCAACCTGCGTGGACAGTCTCTTTTTTTCTTCCTCATAAAAATGATTCAGCCTGTACGCTTCGGTCAGTTGTGACCAAAGGAAGAAGGCGCCGGCTGTCACCGCAATTAGGCTGCAGTATTCCGGAAAGAATCCTCCATATTTTGGCTCGTACAGGGGGAAAATCCTGTCGGACCAGAGGCATACACATACAATGCTTGTGAGGACCGGCACAAAGGAGGAATATCCTTCCTTACAGACGGCGGCATACACAAGATTAAGTGTAAGATATAGTGAGACAAGAATTTTCACAGCCGTGACAGAGCATGAAAAGATATAATGTACCATTGGTGAGGCATTTCCGAAAGTACCGTATATAAATGCCGCAGCGCTGAAAAGCAGTAAAAAAATAGAAAATACCCGGTACCCCTTTGCGCGGCAGTTTAAAAAGACGTTCTGCAGATAAACGTACAGGAAATAAATGGCGTATGTGGTAAATAACTCCAATCCGTACCAAATGGTTTTTTCTGTACTGAAAAAAGTATAAAATACCGGATAGCATATGTAGACAGTTACCAACAGAGACATCAATGAAAAAAGCCCTGCCCTCTTATCCCGCAGCTTCAAAAAGAAATAGGCGGAAAATACACACAGCAGTAACACAAGAATAATCACCGCACTGTGCAGGAACAGCCTGACATGCTGATATTCCCACACATTTTCCTCCAAACCGAATATGGGCGGATAAGTCATACCGCTGTAAAAGTGGCTGTGATTGGCAGTTTGGATCAGTATTTCTGTGGGGCCTTTGGCAGGGAAGGAGATAGTCTTTATTCCGGTTTCTCTTTGTCCATTGTCAGGATCGCCCATGACTGCAAGCAGCGTGTCGTTGACATACAGTCGGTAGGAGGAGAAAATTTCAGGCAGATACAGAGAATACACCCTGCTTTTTTCGGGCAGTTCAATACACAGTCTGTAGGCTGCTTCCCCATAGGGGGACTTTTCTTTATTTCCCATGGAAAAATCGTTGTATTTTCCTATGGTAATGAATTCCATAGGTATGTCGGGGAGTCCCTGTTTAAAGTCGTCAGGGGTGAGGCTGGCCTCGGGATAGAACTGCCACTGATTGGTAAGATAAAACAAGTCATCCTTTAGGGAATTCTCGTCAAGGCAGAGAACTCCGCTGATGGGCTGAAGGCAGTTGTCAGTGTACTTATTGTCTTTCTTATAGAAAAAGAATAAGATCAAAGAGAAACAAACGGTACTGATGAAAAAAGCTATTACGGTTCGCAGCAAATTTTTATGCAGTCTCATGTTTTACTTCTTCACCCGCTTTCTTTTAGACAGCAAAATATATACGGTAGGGAGCGCCGCAGCGGATATGAGCAGTAAGGCAGCGGGGACCACTTTTCTTTTGACGGGATTTCTTTGTGCGGACTCATCCTCGTATTTCAGTTCATAAAAACCAGATGCCTGTATTTCAAATGACGCATAACCATTTATTTCTGTTATCTCGATATCTGTCTTTTTGCCGTCCAGATATAATGTGTCAGGCAGTGTGTGTCCGCTTATTGGCACAGTCACCTTCATACCGGAATCAGGAAAGACTTCTATATTATTTACCAGTATACGCAGCCGGAAAGAAAGTTTATCTGATCTTGTGATCTGAACAGCCAGGAGGTCCGAGTCTTTGAGGTCCAATTTTTTCAGAAATGAAGAGGGTATCTTTATCGTGATATTTTCACCGGTAAAGGGAATGTAATCACCGTATGTTTTATATAGATAAGATAATCTTGTACCTGATATTTCTGTAAGACCTTTTTTGACTTTTTCTTCCGGAACCAAAGAGGCGGTGCTGCTTGCCGGGGTGCTTTCTGCGTTTTCAGAGGATTCCCCGGAAGTACCTGACTGAGTACCTGGGACACTGTTTTTGTTTTGAGTGTCACTGTCCTTTGCTGCGTCATCAGTGGCAGGTTCTTCCGGTTTTGCTTGGATATCCCCACCAGGAGTGCCGGATTGTGTGCTGCCGGGAGGTGAATTATCCCCCGGCTGCTGTGTGGAGGATCCTTGGGAAGGCGCCTCTTGGCCGGGCTGCTGTGTGGGGGATTCTTCGGAAGGTGCCTCTTGACCGGGCTGCTGTGCAGGCGGCTTTTCTAAAGGTGCATTTCCGTTTTCATGTGAAGGGGGCGCCGGCTGGTTGATTTCCGGGGATTCGGGAGTCTCTGTGGAGTCCCCGCCGTCACGGTTGCCTTCTATGGAAGAGTATTCTGTATTCGTGCCGTCATCCAGGACGCATATAATATTGCTGTAAGCGCCCTGTGTCTTAAAGTAAAAATAATAATATTTGTTCAAATGCAGTTTGCTGCGGCTGATAGAAATGCTTCCGGGCGATATTTTTATGAAGCTGGTATCATCACAGTGCGTAAACTGACTGTAGGGGATTGCGTCTTCTTCAAGGGGAACCTCACTTTCAAAGTAGTAAATGTCCAGGTCAGACCAAGGGGAAGGGACTCTGGATAGTTCCGCTGTAAAGGAATTGGAAAAAACGGCAGTTATGTAGAAGTTCCAGCTCTCTCTGTCAGAGACATATAAAGTTTTTTCGTAGTGGGCCAGCTCATCTGCCAAAAAGTATTGATCTGCAAAGTTCTCGTTGATCCTTATAGTGAGCGGAACTTTATAGGTTCCCTCACGGCTGATGTCCACAGAGGAGAAGTCCCAGTCCAGATCAAGTATGGCTGAATGCATCAGATCAGAAGTAACTCCTATCCAATGGCTGTAGAATGAGGAGTTGAGATTTTCCATATAATCTTCGTCGTCTTTGTAAACGATCTCCGGGCCGATCAGTGCATTTAGTGGAGTTACTGCGTTCAAATTCACGATTTCTCTCTTCTCATCTTTGGGAAAAATATTGAGAAAGACGTGTACAGTGGGGAGCTGCAGTCCTTCTGCCAGCCGAAATCCGTCGGGCACAATAACTTTTCCGATTAGTTCATACCTGCCGGGTATATTATTGTCAATGGAAAAGTGTATGTTATCATATTCAGATTCTGTCTGCGGCTGTCCCTCAATATACCAGTCCATCCGCAGGAGAAATACTTTATCCGCAGAGAGTATAAATTTATTTTCCGTGCAGGCGGTTACGGTCAGATTGGACAGGTCTTCTATGATATCGGAGATATATTCGTCTTCTCCTGAAAAAGCTGAAAATTCCATATAGCTTTCATAATTTTCATTGGGGTCAAAAGAACCAAGGATAATATCCGTTGATTCGGCCTGTACCGGTACAACCAGGACAGCAGTCAAAAGCAGAATGAATGTAAAAATAGCTGGAATTTTCTCTCTCATATTTTTCTCCTAAATTCTTTCAAAGGCAACCCGGAGATAGGCTGATTTGGTATCTCGAATTTTGTTTCTGCTCACAGGTATCTGTTCTCCGTTCAGCAGAGTGAGCGTATCTTTATCCATACTTTTTATTTTTGAAAGGTTGACCAGTATGCCTCTGTTACAGCAAAAGAACCTGTAGTCCTTCAGCAGCGGCTGAGTAAGCTCAGAGAAGGAGGTTCTTGAGGAGACGGTTACCTGGATATCCTGCATGTGGATGATCGTGTTTCTGCATGAAGTTATGATATAATAAATCTTGGAATAGGGAATATCCAGATCCTGCCTGTCAGACTTTACGTGGAGATAGCGCCGGGACAGTATGATCTGTTCCAGACATGGATCCAGTATCTTTTTAACTGCGTCTTTCTTCAATGGTTTCACAATATAACGCCAGGCCCGTACATCGTAACCCTCCGCCATATAGTCAGGGCTGGTTGTGAGAAAGATAATAAAACAGTTGGGGTCTTTTTTCGCTATGTATCTGGCCGCTGTCATTCCGTCCATTTCTTTTAAATAAATGTCCATGAAACAAATGTCAAATTCATCTTTTTCAAAACCCTCCAAGAATTCTTCGGCACTTTTGTACTCGCATAATTCCGTTTTAAAGTCAAGTGTATGTAAATAAGGAATTAGGGCATCCTTTACCTCTTCTCTGTCCTTTTCCTCGTCATCTATTATTGCAATTTTCAAATTAAACACCTCCAGACATAAATCTCCACTATTATTATACCATGTAAACCCTTGGTGTGTATTTACCATTCCGACAACAAAGTACGAATTCGTGCTCTGTTTAATGGGGTTTACTGCGTTGCAGCCATTCAGCGGGTCTGTGCGTCTGTTGTGCTGACTGCATATATGATTTTTTAATATACAAGCAAAATATAAGCACAAAAAGCAATTCTGCTTATATTTTTGTTCATAACTGTAAGCTGATGATGTTACACTGCATTATGTATATAGTTTGCGGATATTCGGTACAATAACAGATAACAGAAGTGAATGCAAGGTTTAAGACGTGACAGAAAGGCTGGTAAATTATGGAAGACAGAGATGCAGTGGGAAAGCTCATGACGGAAGAGGTTCGTCTTATGAAAGGATATGAGAACTATCTGGTGGGAGAGGAGAGAAGCAGGAATACGATCGCAAAATATATACATGACCTGAAATCATATTTTGTTTTTCTTCAAGGTGAAACTGTTACAAAAGAAAGCATTCTGTGCTGGAAG is a window encoding:
- a CDS encoding GHKL domain-containing protein; protein product: MRLHKNLLRTVIAFFISTVCFSLILFFFYKKDNKYTDNCLQPISGVLCLDENSLKDDLFYLTNQWQFYPEASLTPDDFKQGLPDIPMEFITIGKYNDFSMGNKEKSPYGEAAYRLCIELPEKSRVYSLYLPEIFSSYRLYVNDTLLAVMGDPDNGQRETGIKTISFPAKGPTEILIQTANHSHFYSGMTYPPIFGLEENVWEYQHVRLFLHSAVIILVLLLCVFSAYFFLKLRDKRAGLFSLMSLLVTVYICYPVFYTFFSTEKTIWYGLELFTTYAIYFLYVYLQNVFLNCRAKGYRVFSIFLLLFSAAAFIYGTFGNASPMVHYIFSCSVTAVKILVSLYLTLNLVYAAVCKEGYSSFVPVLTSIVCVCLWSDRIFPLYEPKYGGFFPEYCSLIAVTAGAFFLWSQLTEAYRLNHFYEEEKKRLSTQVAVQKVHYDKLTEKIAESARQRHDMRHHLRTLYQFLENGEAEQAMRYLSSCEVSQTSYHRETYCRHPIADALLQYYKSQCSAHHISFQVTLEMPAELSMEDTDISILFGNLLENAYEACRECQTDHPFIKIWGTYRESGFLVRFENTFSNPLKEKNGSFHSTKHDGPGIGTESVKKVVQQYHGTVEFTKEGHIFQVSIILPI
- a CDS encoding LytR/AlgR family response regulator transcription factor, with the translated sequence MKIAIIDDEEKDREEVKDALIPYLHTLDFKTELCEYKSAEEFLEGFEKDEFDICFMDIYLKEMDGMTAARYIAKKDPNCFIIFLTTSPDYMAEGYDVRAWRYIVKPLKKDAVKKILDPCLEQIILSRRYLHVKSDRQDLDIPYSKIYYIITSCRNTIIHMQDIQVTVSSRTSFSELTQPLLKDYRFFCCNRGILVNLSKIKSMDKDTLTLLNGEQIPVSRNKIRDTKSAYLRVAFERI